AGTCGGGTGCTTCGTCTGGGTTGGCGCGATATTTAAGCTGCATGCCATGCAAGAAGTTACGCATGATTTGATCTTTACATACACGGTAATGCTTATGATCTGGCTTGCGGAAAAAAGCACTTAGCTCATGCTTGCTCAATTGAAAACCGGTTAGGCCCAATACCTCTAACATGTCTTCTGCTTTGAGGTTTAACGCAATTTTTAGCTTCATCAAAATAAGGTTATTGTTTAGGCGCTTTTCTGGCTCAGGCTGCGGGCCTTCACGTTTGCCGCGTTTTTCGTTGATTAAGCCGTTAAGAAAAATCGCTAGGGTTCTATCGTTAAGATTGCGATAAGCAGCGTCATCATCTTTCTTCAACCAATCGCTCACTTCGGCACGGCTCACTGTTAGTTCAGCTTGCGCAAAAATGGCAATCATCTTGTTGTCGTTAAAGTTAAAGCAATAGCGAAGACGACGAAGAATATCGTTATTAGTCATGGATTAGTCCCAAGTAAAATAAAACCCACAGCCAAGAGGCTGAAAAACCAGCAGGATTCTACGCTATCCAGCACCAAGTAGATAGCGCCCTAGCCGCTTATTTATTGAGCGTAGTCAAAGGAGAAAGCTTAAGCGAACTATTCAACAAAGCTGGCTTTGTTCGCCATTTTTCTAGGTAGGGTCAAGTGATGGCGCTCTAACTGGCTGCGGCTAAATAAGTAGCGGCCTTTTTCGGCGGTTATGGGGCCGAGGGTGTGCGGTTCTACATCGGTGGTTAGTATGCTGTGGGCGAGTTCACCGGCAATGCGCCCTTGCTCGAAGCCAAATAATACTAAGCCGCCGATGGTTTTATTTTTGCCCACCGCAAAGTCCCAAAACCCAAAGGGGGGAACAGGCGTATGCTGCGACGACCATTCGATCACCTCGCTAGCCTCAACATACTTATTTTTACTGTCTCTTAGTGTGTGGTAAAGGCCAAACGCAATGGCATCATACCCTTGTTCTTTCGCACTACTTACCGCTTGCTGCCAATCATCCCAACGACTAATTAGCCGCAAATCGAGCTTAACGCCAGACACCGATAGCTGAGATTCGCCCCCAAATTCTTCCTGTAGAACCGTTTTAGCCGTGGTGCCGTCGTCAAACAAAATCAACATACGGTTAAGCCCCTCAGGAAACATTGGCTTAATGCTTGAGATTGAACGCTTGATTAAGGGCCGCTCTAATACGCCAGTAATATTGTGACGCTGATGAACGTGGTAACGACGAGGATTATTGTTAATGCCTAAATACACCACCGGCAGCGGTGTTTTGGCAAACCGCGAGCCAAGATACTTAAGTGCATTATCGTCACCCAGTATCACCAGGTCGGGTTTCACATCTAGGTAGCGCTGCCAAGCTAGTTCACCGCGACTGCGATGGCGGGAAACGGGTATCCGTTTTGTGTCCATTTCAAAGTAAGTGAGTTGATAGTTCTCGCCAAGTACCGACTCTAGGCCTTCGATATAGCTTTTATCCCATGAGTATTCTTGGTGATAGCTTTCTATCACCAAAATCTTTTGCTTGGATAGTCCCTCAAGGGGCATAAACAGCAATAAAAACCCACAGAGTAATCGAGCTAAAACATTCACTAACCATCTCATTTTTAAGCGCTTAGGCTAAGTATAGTCAATGCCACATTAAGGCACTGACTATTCACTAAATCTTGCTTAGCTTAGCCGCGAAGGTGAGGTTTATCTAAGTGTAAAATCGGCCCTACAGGTACTACACCAGTGGGATTGACGGTGCTGTGGCTCTCATAATAGTGACGCTTAATATGATCGAAATGAATAGTTTCTGCCACGCCATCGATTTGATAAAGCTCACGCATGTAGGCATCTAGGTTGGGGTAGTCGACAATCCGTTTCAAATTACATTTAAAGTGGCCAACATACACCGCATCAAAGCGGATCAAGGTGGTAAACAAGCGCCAGTCTGCTTCGGTCAGTGTGTCGCCCAATAGGTAGCGTTTTTCGCTTAGGAGCAGTTCTAGGTAGTCCAAGTTTACAAACAATGGATGCAGGGCTTCTTCGTAGGCTTCTTGATTAGTAGCAAAACCCGCCTTATACACACCATTGTTTACGTTGTTGTAAACGCGCTGATTAATCACATCAATGTCTTCGCGCAATGCTTCCGGGTAGTAATCACCAGGCTTAGCGCCAAGTTGGTCAAAAGCAGAATTAAACATACGAATAATGTCGGCCGACTCATTCGAAACAATAGTCTGTTGTTGCTTGTCCCACAAAATCGGCACAGTCACTCGACCAGAGTAGTTAGGATCGGCAGCGGTGTAGACTTGATGCAAATACTCAGCGCTATTGATGGGATCGCTCACCACGCCTTCGCCGGGAGCGAAGGTCCAGCCATGTTCGCCCATAAACCAATGCACCACCGAATAATCAATCATCTCTTCCAAGCCTTTTAGCTTGCGAAATATCATTGTGCGGTTCGCCCAAGGGCAGGCGTGAGAGACATAAAGATGATAACGCCCTGCTTCGGCTTTAAACCCAGCTTTACCGCTGGGCCCAGCGCTACCGTCTGCTGTTACCCAGTTGCGAAACTGCGATTCGCTGCGCACAAAGCGACCTTTACTTTGTTTGGTGTCGTACCACTTGTCTTGCCACTTCCCATCGACTAACAGTCCCATGGTATTACTCCTAAAATTTGTTATTTTGAAAATCTTCAAATGCTTGTAGTACTTGCTCGCGAGTGTTCATCACAAATGGGCCGCCCCAAGCAATAGGTTCCTTAAGCGGCTCTCCGGTCACCACTAGCACTCGGCTAGCGTGCTGACTTTGCAACACCAGTTGTTTACCTTCGCTAAGTACACCCAAGTGATAGGCAGCAATGGCCTGCGGGTTACCAGCAACCGTCACTTCGCCTTCAATCACGTAAACAAAGCCGTGATGGTGAGCGGGTAAGTCGAGGCTTAGCTTTGCCCCTGCCACCAAACTAATATCAAAAAAACTG
The window above is part of the Agarivorans sp. Alg241-V36 genome. Proteins encoded here:
- a CDS encoding ABC transporter substrate-binding protein, giving the protein MNVLARLLCGFLLLFMPLEGLSKQKILVIESYHQEYSWDKSYIEGLESVLGENYQLTYFEMDTKRIPVSRHRSRGELAWQRYLDVKPDLVILGDDNALKYLGSRFAKTPLPVVYLGINNNPRRYHVHQRHNITGVLERPLIKRSISSIKPMFPEGLNRMLILFDDGTTAKTVLQEEFGGESQLSVSGVKLDLRLISRWDDWQQAVSSAKEQGYDAIAFGLYHTLRDSKNKYVEASEVIEWSSQHTPVPPFGFWDFAVGKNKTIGGLVLFGFEQGRIAGELAHSILTTDVEPHTLGPITAEKGRYLFSRSQLERHHLTLPRKMANKASFVE
- a CDS encoding DUF1456 family protein translates to MTNNDILRRLRYCFNFNDNKMIAIFAQAELTVSRAEVSDWLKKDDDAAYRNLNDRTLAIFLNGLINEKRGKREGPQPEPEKRLNNNLILMKLKIALNLKAEDMLEVLGLTGFQLSKHELSAFFRKPDHKHYRVCKDQIMRNFLHGMQLKYRANPDEAPDFEWDEE
- a CDS encoding glutathione S-transferase family protein gives rise to the protein MGLLVDGKWQDKWYDTKQSKGRFVRSESQFRNWVTADGSAGPSGKAGFKAEAGRYHLYVSHACPWANRTMIFRKLKGLEEMIDYSVVHWFMGEHGWTFAPGEGVVSDPINSAEYLHQVYTAADPNYSGRVTVPILWDKQQQTIVSNESADIIRMFNSAFDQLGAKPGDYYPEALREDIDVINQRVYNNVNNGVYKAGFATNQEAYEEALHPLFVNLDYLELLLSEKRYLLGDTLTEADWRLFTTLIRFDAVYVGHFKCNLKRIVDYPNLDAYMRELYQIDGVAETIHFDHIKRHYYESHSTVNPTGVVPVGPILHLDKPHLRG